In the genome of Carya illinoinensis cultivar Pawnee chromosome 13, C.illinoinensisPawnee_v1, whole genome shotgun sequence, the window TTCACTTATGTTCACCACTGCTCAACTTAAAGGGGCCTGTTCAAGCCATACATGCTTCCCATACAAGCCAAGGTGCACAGCCTGCAGCAACAACAGAGGAGTGCGCACAACCTACAGTAAATATAGAGGAGTCCACAGAGTGCATGCAACAGAATGCAGAATGTGGTCCTGCAGATTTCAGGCTGCAGCACTTACAGCCCATGCAGTGCATGTAGTGTACAATGCACCACCCACAACAGTCCAAGATTACTATAACAAACCATCCACTATGATTGTACACTCTGCTAGTTGTACTATGTATCAGTACTAGGAATATTCCTTTAATcctcttgtatatatatagaggcaTTGCCTCTTTGTAATAgtgtaagaaaattaaatatacaagAAGTTTCAGCAAGTAGGACTAGGACAATAGGCTGAATTTCCGTCGATTTTTTCTCTAAACTGAATCAGTGCTTGCTCAAAACTAGAACCTAGGGCTTCTTGTACCAACAGTACAAATAGGAAACTCAATATTGGCGAAGGTTTCATTGCTTTTGATCGAAGCATTGCTAGCTATTTGTTTGGTTTGACACTTTATCTATCGATTGAATGTGCGCCTGTAtgtgagagagacagagagggaTGGGGGGAGAAGAAGCAGGATACTGTTTCTTCCCTCTCTCTTGCACATAGACTTTCGTCACGGCGTGCTCTTAGGATTGGTAATTGGCATTAGGTGCTGGAAGGGAAGAGAAAATGGCTGCGCGAATGGAAGGGGGGAGGAAGGGTTCTGAAGGGAAGGGGGTTCTGATTCTTGCATGCGGGTGTAGGTGTTTGGAGGCTACAACTCTTACGTGGCCAATGTTTATTGGTTGGTgtaaaaatcacatttctaccCGACCGGCTTGAGTGTTTCAACTTTCTCCAAGTAAACCCGCACTTCTCTTCACTTTAACACACAGCCTGCTCTTCAACCCTAACCCTTCACAGCGCCGTCGCCACCTTGGTTGTCTTCCGGCCGCCACCAGGTCGTTACACATAAGCTCTCTctctgttgttttcttttctttttctatatgaataaaaatatgtaattgaAAGGTAGAAATCTGTGTCAGTTCGATATACAAAAAGTTCTTCAAGGTTTCCCGTGGGCTCATTGTTGCACTCGagtttttgatttttatttttcattcagtTAAGATGGATGTTTTGATCTTACGAGATTCATGTACATTTAGTTATCTGCATAACCAAACTGATCTTTTATGTGAAATGAAATCACGTCTCACTTTATTGTTTAGGAGATAACTGACAGATACAAATCCCTGTGTATTTTTGCGGTATCTTACTTGTTTCTCTGGAAAATAATTTCATGAAAATATCTTCCAGAAATAACTGTCTCGTCTCTGTATTGTTGAATTGGGATTAGtaattgaaatgagataatcTGAAACTTTAAAGATGCTGATGGCTTTTTGAGTTTTCAATTGAAGAAAAGTGTACATGAACTTAGCTTAAAAATGCGTGAATTAATATAGAGCAAGAACATATTTTGGGAACCAAACAGCTTCACTTCGCTTTTCTTGACAACTGGGGCCTGGTTTGTCTTTGTTTGGAAACTTTTTGCCATTTTATTTTCATGGTAAATTGTTAACGTAGATAAAATGGACAGCTTTTCCAGAGAATTTTGGGGGTAGAATTTGCTTTCAAATTCTtaagagagaggaggggggggtGGCTGTGATAAATACCGGTGTCCTAGTATCAATAGGTTGTTATGAAGTTGGGGTTGTTGGGTGTGTTCAGCTCATTACAATTTAGTGCTCTGTCTCTATTTGGCTACAGAAAGATGGGGCAAGAGGAAGTCAAGGGAGGACCAGTAGTTCCGGAGTTAGTTTTCAAGAAGCAGAAAATGAATGAGGAATGGACCTTGGCAAAGAAGCAGGAGCTTGAatcagagaagaagaaaggggcTGAAAACCGGAAGCTGATTTATAGCAGAGCCAAACTATATGCAAAGGAGTATGATGAGCAGGTATAGGAAGTCATAGGTATTAGTTCTTGGCATCTGATTGAATTTCTGTTTTTCTGTTATATCTTGCTGAAATTCTTCTCTAAATGTTTTTCATTAGCAAAAAGAGCTGATTCGATTGAAGCGCGAGGCAAAACTTAAGGGAGGTTTTTATGTTGACCCACAAGCTAAGCTGTTGTTCATTATCCGGATCCGTGGGTATGTCTTTTACAATCCTTCGGTTGTACTTGCTCATTCTAGAATGTTGATTCTGATTTATTGGAAATTTGTAAACTTTCAGTATCAATGCCATGCACCCAAAGACAAGGAAGATTTTGCAGCTTCTGCAATTGAGACAGGTAACACTACAACTCAAATTGTGTCAGAACTTCAATATATGGCATGCGATCATCAGAATAATTATGTAGCATTGCTGGAATGCACATTGTTCTGTGAAATGTTAAATTCGCATTAAATAATCCAAATAGGAAACACTAGTTAATTCTATCTTGAATTCTATGCCCATAGCTAAGAAACATTTCTGGGTTTTAGCCCCAGAAAtcattgttttgtttctttaatcTTTGATTTTGTTGAACAATTTAGAAGAAGGGATAGGAAGGCAATGTGAAGTTGTTCGAAGAATGAGTGAGCTTTCTTAAATAAATTGAGCTATGTTTTTCATATTCTACGTAATTCATATTGCTTTTTGGTTGAGCTATGGTTGTTTGGTAAACTGTTAAGTTGTAGATTATTGGagacaaaaagcaaaagaacagAAGAATTTGAATCATTTCAAATGTGTATTATGAGTATTtttgtaacaccccgttcccgtaggatagagatgTCACTAACGTACATAATATAATGCCCGGTAAAGAGATTCATATTTTGAAATACtgcatttattgaaaacattaaataaactGAACATAACTatttttgaaaacttaaaactgaaaaatgtaaaataaaatcataaactaACCCTATGCATGACTTTTTAtccaaaaaacagaaaagaactAAGTTCTTGCACTAGATCTACTCCTGGTCCTCCAGCTTTACGTCCTTACAACCATCATCTATAACATTTAAACATAGAGGagaacaaagaaacaaagaaacaaacaaaaatgagtcgaatactcagtaaacagtacatcataccgtaaaatataacttaacaagacttaatttttgaaagactcttcaaacaaatatatatcaTTCACAGATTCTCATAGCATGTCTATTCATCATCAACATGAGCGGAAACATACATAATCATGGCGAACATATAAACGTAAATGCATAATTTACTTGTTtatcttgtctttcacttattATATGGTGAACCATGCTTGAGTTCGTATTTCACTTAACATaaggtgaaccacgcttgagtccgtggcaccgcataacataacttgtggtgaATACGCTTAGGTCCGTGCCACCCTTAACATAACctgtgatgaacacgcttaggtccatGTCATCTTTAACATatcttgtgatgaacacgcttaggtccatGACATCTTTAACATatcttgtgatgaacacgcttaggtccatgtcatccttaacataacttgtgatgaactGAACACGCTTAGGACCATGTCATCCTTAATGTAACTTGAAGTGAAATACGTTTAAGCctgtgtttcacttaacatatGGTGAACCATGCTTAGGTCCGTGGTACTGTCTTAACATAGCTTGTGGTAAACACGCTTAAGTCCGTGTCACCCTTAAAcattttatctttcttaatgtatgagaacttatttaatatcatgaacTTTTCTAGCATAGCATATACTTGTAAATGGCATAGCATATCATGGCATATCCTtatacatggcatggcataacatgggatattcttgtacatgtcacaatatgatctaaacataaacattccaTGGCATATATGATCTGAGATCTATTTGAACTTCACATAACATACTTGATCtaaatgacattacatagcatatatgatttaatcactacatgaacatggcatacatgatctaggTACTACATGAGCATGGCTTACATAATCGAGCTActttattacatggcatacttGACTTAATGAACATCTCATGGCTTCCATAtgattttagaattatttacTCCATCAAACAACAATTCATTTATACAAGCATAATATCATAATTCATCAAAGATCATAAAGggaatctaaccttgacttagcTCGTAGTGTAGTGTAGAcaaacatcatattttcatacacCATTAGAGAATTTATAGTACACAtgcaattatatgatcatactaattaCCTCTTAGCTCTGCTTTCACAATCTCACGTCTAAGCCCGTGACCTATACAAGGCACTAGACATTACTAAACTTTTCCAGATAACGTGTCGTAGCattctaaatacttaaaatcctaccatagagataatttaataaatattcaatataaaaaagattacataaaataatattattccaaaactcatatcatAATACTTAATATTCTGTGTAAACgtataacttaataattttataaaaatctagtTAAAGGTTAATTggaatattaactaaaataataggctaaaaataatataaaagaatacatTAAAAGTATActttaaaatatgcttaaaatcccttaaatattttctataaaaataagtCTGTCTGCTCATATTTATTCAAGTAAAATTTTGGGTTAATCTAAATTTCAGCCGAGTCCTAATTAAAGAAAACAGCCCATTTATgctactaaaataatttctgtaaacacaaccagcccaattcaaaacaatatattattttataaaaacagcCCCTTTAGTAAAAAAATAGGAAGGTCCATGTGGAGAAATCAGCCCACGTACAGTACAAGTTAAAACAAAGATATGTGATAGACACCTAAGGGCAATTACGGGAAGCCTATGGTAAGTGGGTTGAAGgttatttttgtaaaactcaTAATAATGCATGGACTTTTTGGAAAAGTCTGaaacagaagaaataaaagaaagaaacacaGGCTGGGAGATATTTTCAGTTGAGAAGGACATTTGAGGAACAAGGGCAGCAAGGTAAATTTGTAATTACCTAGGTTTGAAGTCTGAACACGTACAGAGGCTACAAGATATTTTGCTTAAAAAATTACCATCAAAAGTTGACAAAAGGTAGTGGGCTGCAAATTGCCACGTGCAAGGGTTGCTGGGtcttatttgaaattatttaaatcacTAGGCAAAAACCATAAGCAAGCTAAATAATTTAACCCGTGAAACACAGAGTTCATGTGATGGACTCACCGAGAGAGGAGaaggctgtgggtggcggtggatcTGAGAACTAGTCAAGGCGGCACAAGTGAAAAAGTTCAGGTTTCTTTCACTGTGTAGGACAgatttcttgcatttatttCTGAAGGGTCTCAGGTGAGTTTTATAGATGAGGTGGAGGGAGGTCTAGCGAGTGATCTGGAGggatttgaatttgactagacTTTGGAAAAACTACTCCCACAAGGAAAGAAACACTGAGAGGATAAGAGTTTTGAAGtgtttgaattgaaaaaaaatagttatctGATTAGGAaatcaaacagagaaataaaaggGTCTTATAGTTATCAAAAGATGAATCCTATTCAAAACCAAATTACTACCTCAAAgcatatctaataataataataataacaataaaaaataataataataaaaataaatcatactttTGGGATCGGATGTTACAATTTTCTATTCTGATATCTAGCTGGATGATCTCTAATGTATCTTTTATAAGTTTTGATGCAATGTTTCAAGTACTCAAACATCATAGGACCACATAAATGGATTCATATATTTCTTAGCAAAATAGCCtgaaattatctaattaatgaTGGCCTTGGAGGGGAACTTCTTCATTGGTGGATTTATTGCTGTCCTCAGGTGGTCAAAAGCTATTATTTCTGTTCTACTATTTGGTAAGAATGAGATTGTGCTTTTTGAGGAGCCTGGGTTGTGTTCTTCATTGGTGGATTTATTGCTGTCCTCAGGTGGTCAAAAGCTATTATTTCTGTTCTACTATTTGGTAAGAATGAGATTGTGCTTTTTGAGGAGCCTGGGTTGTGTTGACCCATATATTTTCTTTGGTCTGCAAACTCTGAATTTGGAGTTTTGTGCAATGTATTATGATCTTGTATGGAATATTAAGTAATGCTGTTCATGTATTGGAGTTGGCCTTGTTATGgtcttcatttatttttgttatccTCTTTTCATAAGGTTGGAATCTTTTTCCTTGTTTGGTCCCCTTGTTGTCTCAAACAAACAGAAGGCAGTGATAGAATGGTTACGCGACACACATCTACCTTTTGTGGTTACAGATATTCAATGGTGTCTTTCTGAAAATAAACAAAGCGATAGTGAATATGCTGCACAGAGTTGAGCCTTATGTGACCTACAGGTATGCAGTTGTCTttgttcatttttgttttatatcagTGCTTATCTTATGttcaaatgtgttttttttttttttttttatgagtagttTGTTCAAATGTCTTGTTGATGGAGAGTAGATGATTTCAGGTATCCAAATTTGAAGAGTGTCAAAGAATTGATTTACAAAAGGGGATATGGAAAACTTAACAAGCAGAGAATTGCTTTGACCGACAATTCCATCGTCGAACAGGTTTGTGGCCTTTTATGCTTAGAGGAAATACTTGAGATATACACCATGTTTTACACTAATGCGACATGCAATCACAGGCTTTGGGTAAGCATGGAATTATTTGCACGGAAGATCTTATCCACGAGATTATGACTGTTGGACCCCACTTCAAGGAGGCAAACAATTTCTTATGGCCATTCAAGCTCAAGGCTCCCCTCGGTggtttgaagaagaagaggaatcaCTATGTTGAAGGAGGTGATGCTGGAAATCGTGAAGATTACATCAATGAGCTCATCCGGAGGATGAATTAGGTCTTTGCCctataaaattttgagattctaCCTGGCATGTTATTGTTCTTCGAAGTTGTAGCCTTAACTCCCCTCTCTTATAGTCAACTAGAGGGCATTATGTAAGAAAAAACTGTAATGAATAAAAATGATCTATAGGATCTTTTACCTCTGGCCATTTGTGCTTGATAACTGGAAAGTTTCAAATCTACAAAAGAGACTAGAGATTTTGTAGGGAAGGGACTTCTAGTCTTTTGCCTTAGAACTTTTTTGGGTGAGTCTAATGGAAAACACAAGCCCCTTTatataggcaagactagggaccctcatttattactcctacaacctttaggctaccctcattattccatccatcacaaaatagcaagggtcaccactttatttatgaagggcaattacctatgcttgatagatgaagtgtatcatcttagatgaagtgaaccactttagggaagacgaaggttttctaggaaaaccaaaagtctaacattctcccacttggttcACTTAATAGGTAAAACTGAAATGGCCAAAATAATGCCCTTAATTCTGTTAAGGTATCCTATATACGAACCATGGTGGTATTGCTCTTTATAGTGAACATTTCCCTTCCATGTGTCACAATACATAGTATCccttaaaaatactttatgaaCAACTATTAAAAGTCATTCGGGTCCAACTTAATCACCCAATGGATATGACGAATTCTTTACTTTATGCGCAAAACTAAAATTGAATTCAACTTTATTCTATATAGTAACATGAGAGATTACACTTTAGTTAGGCCCATACGATCCACATGACCTTGAAACTGTTTTACCGGTAAACCTTTGGTCATTGGATCAGCTAACATCAAATCTGTACTGGTGTGCTCAATATACACCACATTATATTTCATGCTCTCTCTCACACTTAAATACTTTATGTCAATATGCTTGCTTCTGCTTCCgctcttatttttctttgagaagAACACTGCAGCGGTATTATCACAAAGAATCTTTATTGGTCTTTGAATGGAATCGACAATTTTAAGaccagaaataaaattcttcaaCCATATGGCTTGTGTCATTGCTTCATAGCACGCAATAAATTCTGCCTCCATAGTAGACGTAGCAACTATAGATTGCTTCGTACTCTTCCAAGATATAGCTCCTTCAGCAAGAAGAAAGATATATCCAGAAGTAGACTTTCTGGTGTCTACACAACCGGCAAAATCCGAATGTGAATAGCCAACTACTTGTAAATTTTCTGTATGCCTGTAGGTTAGCATGTAATTCTTGGTTCCTTGCAAATACCGCATCACCTTCTTTGCAGCTATCCAATGTTGAAGTCCTGGGTTACTTTGATAGCGACCCAATAATCCAACTGTTAGACATATGTCTGGACGAGTACAAACTTGAGCATACATCAAGCTACCCACTGCAGATGCATAAGGTACACTTTTCATTTGCTCTTGTTCCAATGCATTTTCAGGTGATTGTcctttatgaaatttatcaCCTTTGATTATGGGAGCTACAGAGGCTTTACAATCTTTCATACCGAATCTCTGTAAAACTTTTTCAATGTAGGCCTTTTGAGACAGTCTTAAGACTCTTTGTTTCCTGTCTCTGTGAATCTCTATGCCAATAACATAAGAGgcttcacccatatccttcatttcaaagttttgggAGAGAAATTGTTTAGTCTCATGTAACAATTCCAAATCACTGCTTGCAAGAAGAATATCGTCTACATATAGGACTAAGAAAATGTATTTGCTCCCAATGACTTTAAAGTATATACATTGATCAACAAGATTCTCGATAAAACCATATGAGATAATAATCTTGTGAAACTTTAAATACCATTGACGGGAagcttgttttagtccataaagAGACTTCTTCAATTTACATACTTTCTGACTGTCGTTACTGAAACCTTCAGGTTGTTTCATGTATACCACTTCATCAAGATCCCCATTAAGAAAAGccgttttcacatccatttgatgtaactctaaatcaaaatgagctaCTAAAGCCATGATTATCCTCAACGAATTCTTCTTAGAGACCGGAGAGAAGGTTTCATGATAATCAATGCCTTCCTTCTGAGTGAATCCTTTAGCGACAAGTCTAGCCTTATATCGTTCGACATTACCAGAAGAATCTCATTTGgttttaaaaacccatttgcagCCAACTGTTGCCGCCCCTTCTGGTAATTCGACGAGATCCCAGACTTGGTTCTTATAAATGGATTCTAACTCATTTTTCATGGCATCCAACCAAAATGTAGATTTATCTCCACTCATGGCTTGTGAAAACGTAATTGGGTCTTCCGGAAGTCCAATGTCAAAATCAGACTCAGTTAGGTATACAATGTAATCATCTGGAATAGCAGGCCTACGTATTCTTGAGGATCTTCTTAGAGCTATTACTTCATCATTTGGAGATGACTCAATTGGCTCAGACTGTAAATGCGGAATAATTtcagattgaacctcatttacgGGAACATGTTGTACTTGAATTGGTGTCATTACATGATCTTGCGATCTATTTTGTCTTAAGACAACCATTCTTTCTCCAAAAGAAGGCAAAGTAGCATGTTCAGGTGTTTCCTCAAAAATGACCTCTTGAGGATTCACACTCCCACTAGGTTCAACATCCTCAAGAAATTTTGCATTTTTAGATTCAACAATTCGAGGGTTATTATTGggacaataaaatctatatcctTTGGAGTTATTTGAATACCCAATAAAGAAACCGCTAGTTGTCCTTGGATCTAACTTCTTTATGTTAGGATTATAAATCCTAACTTCAGCAGGACAACCccatatgtgtatatgatttaAACTAGGTTTCCACCCTTTCCACAACTCGAAAGGTGTCTTAGAGACAGATTTGGATGGAACCCTATTCAATATATACACTGCAGTTTTAAGAGCTTCACTCCACAAGGAAAGTTGCATATTAGATTTACTAATCATGCTCC includes:
- the LOC122292818 gene encoding 60S ribosomal protein L7-2-like, which gives rise to MGQEEVKGGPVVPELVFKKQKMNEEWTLAKKQELESEKKKGAENRKLIYSRAKLYAKEYDEQQKELIRLKREAKLKGGFYVDPQAKLLFIIRIRGINAMHPKTRKILQLLQLRQIFNGVFLKINKAIVNMLHRVEPYVTYRYPNLKSVKELIYKRGYGKLNKQRIALTDNSIVEQALGKHGIICTEDLIHEIMTVGPHFKEANNFLWPFKLKAPLGGLKKKRNHYVEGGDAGNREDYINELIRRMN